A genomic region of Candidatus Pseudomonas phytovorans contains the following coding sequences:
- a CDS encoding beta-propeller fold lactonase family protein gives MSAHRPRNRKPLNSLALALEPRMMFDAAAVTTAVQAADQADAQQTAVSNHAPTLNADPAQASHSVTEQASTSSPLFSNVSANSNDEGQGFETLRITINSTGNREALVIDGTQITLEPAAGEGVETAGQHFTYIVSNDGGRTTIDVVLASTRYNSAADLQALVESIQYRSLDGSLDNGTRTVTLERISDMGTDNNSSEPAISATVTLVSAVNRAPELQSDAPLDLAQGIAAGGTTLPQALYSSDGRYLYSAGNDGRLQVYQADALGNLSALQSIDAPEGLGTLNALAMSSDGGFVYTAGSDNQIHTYKVAGDGTLSHVQAVQLSSVTGLAVSADGTRVYVSTQWNGLEVYARDPVLGAVGASPVQSLDQGVFGNAAPDKVYVKGDYVYVTTDPQYIGYDSLTVLQRNADGSLAVVDLGSANLTTGQFTGQTLHSLAVSASGVIYVGDRKDGVIQAYQMGADGLVRIDSISLANVNAVAVSPDGQRLYASSSDGKITQYQISASGTLTPSGTLDAAGTQALLISPDGQSLVALGDGINRFTAVRSYMSGSDLAIGQGLTLSDSNADALAAGLGDYSGISVSISRVGGANGNDQFTFAAGNGFSVDGERLLQNGVEVGHLVQTGGTLTLSFSAALTRSEANTVLQQVIYRNASDSGAVQLQLVANDGQLESKAQVVALLIGINSAPSLSAEPVVNPVYDTPGTQVLLFQGAQVNTGESGQAITGLTFNLAGLDQSGDEYLLLDGTRIALDVSSSGSLANGMAYTYSRDGATATLVLGSSTGIASAAVQNLVNGMAYRNEHVSAVSGQRSITLASVTDSGGTGNGGVDTRALDISAQLTLQTGTAPQLSDSFTPDGTLIYLDGKLEGYNDHVISLRLSDDGKTLVVAGNSASNASGTGYVRVFARDTGDGSLTLLQTFTQGDSDNPDTAAIEVDGLTKTSSVAFSADGTSVYVAGYIAGQDAGTLVLFQRDASSGELTYQGVQARQGDGAVANADGQLEGGVAGLDGQVSQVTLSADGKFLYTVNGVNVADTSTGKATVGIYARNADTGALTWVGSYADSTSMPRPSGIVLSADGNTAYISNVSGRTLTVLSRDSATGTLTLLQALTPDSIASDTHSAALPDSNGFLNANDIIIAADGRSVYLSSNDPAYISTFSRDADSGQLTFSGAISTYPLVNSTFLRELAIAADGKTVYATTYGAQQLMVFTRDTLTGALTHSHNIALGMSANHVIISADGRNLYTGAALVNTGLGVLNAQHTVAWNQGADNPFAAGLSVTDVDYEAQGSYAGLVVTVNRSGEAQAADQFTFITGNGLTRDGQRVLLNGQPVATLVEQQGTLTVTFTGTVDAQTVNAVLHQLDYSAGPRTDDTRVSLTLTFDDGLKQSSREIILQVNHAPQNSTTLPTLGSIEVEQPFNASVPLGGFSDADGDSLSFALQGLPEGLQFDATTGTLSGTPAAGTVGQYTLRLVVTDARGAQSVVELQLEVQAAPDQRPQLSADTNDLAPIGSGLNQDDSGTNLLDSARDTWLSADGRYLYAIADAVKWDDSSMAAISVFSRDADGQLTLVQTVGSDTLKLASPEKVLMSADQQWLYVITSGDNSVQVLARDTSTGQLTLASTFAGDSLGESLPMVDDIAQHGDNLYLATSAGLFVLRQGTDGSLTQVAAYTDFAGLESVHRLVLSADGQYLLASGMGGSTLLASLRIASDGSLSQVATLSAGAEAHNLAAIAQSADGRYLYVLDKQDNTLLHSIALGADGSLQLLGSQAVQADAIDLVVAVNGSAVFVAGGEHLESFSRTADGLLASQALAFELDEYGSEQLTGLSLSADGQHLYLAGNVGFEGGQVIGMRIKVAGLSVTEGDAGVLLLPTGALADQQLDALGDYKGASLVVVRQSGASSDDVFGFVDGNGLSLRDGQIFKGDTAIASATQRDGRLIILFTATLAQADAQAILRQIDYRNTSSDPTRDGTQQPMQVTFYDGDGNNTRLSVDVTLTGVNNPAVLESTPLNPTLNGWQDPVGLFTGTQIDTIESGQNIQAVIITLDAVGAHDVIRVLGEKISLQNAVDSQVFLPNGIEYRISQANGVTTLTLYVARSAADTATLIDSLAFYNTASELSGTRTVTLTIQEQAQADNANLTTQLADAVTVTLARNAADNSAPQVNNSGAAQLYNEAGQAVAIAPQASISDAQSDALNGGLGNYQGSTLTITLQDATASDTLAFRNGNGLTLTDDVLYKAGVAIGTLTVHDGVMVMTFNDDAGTLPTRADVTNALRQVTFASSNRAPAAQQLFTVSFSDGALTSVELAVSVTVLRVNDAPVIDGDPVLSLGDFTLTRETTTLAGLADVKAAVLGADGQSLYVADSTGVIALFSLGADGSLSLVSSLAAAGVTLDSLTLSTDGNNLYAVANDGNDVRVYQRDAQGALVFSQSIGYQGDLGTISQAVVSADGSHVYVAGVYGMGIFSRQPDGSLTADGSVSAEPGLWMVTDVSQQGDLLVLSSGLPSNRAILIFQQDAKGELVQVGKLTADSGVGIDFSQPVIGRFGHDGSTLYVAGSTGVTRFTFDLANKALTLRDSISVAGVHALALSSDGRSLYLTLDDGSVQRYASSESLQLTDQVVSSVLAEGGQLQVSNAGQVLVIGKGIAQFDAPGAAQPSFTVGGEPVALAPGLRLGDAEMDAANGGMGNYQGATLTLQREGGASDSDQFGLIAGNGFSLVNGQVLLEGTVVGRLQSVEGVMNLTIEAALTRAQANALLHQLSYANGAGQAGEVRLAMKLNDGALDSAATVISVAIEQAQVPVEPVDPVDPIDPVDPVDPVDPVDPVEPVDPVDPVDPVDPVDPVDPVDPVDPVDPVDPVDPVDPVDPIDPADPVASVSPVILMPSDPAWPVEPRSTSALAQPDAPRPDAAASVLRQIADSQAAFASRSQEIAELPEPGELPEHHDTQQTTRLGNPLVAIEPLLAGIRAVRSDVQLSAAPAAGGKSSVKLPEGLLASRDGRVLVSLRLANGLALPAWIRFDPQRGEIQVDTRQLQRYGQLDLQLRGQDGQGHQATVKLHLHAGQGQAQAEPLPGSQGLDAQLQGGVSGSWMSQAQALLVTVFGQR, from the coding sequence ATGAGTGCTCATCGCCCCCGCAACCGCAAGCCCCTCAACAGCCTGGCCCTGGCGCTGGAACCGCGCATGATGTTCGATGCCGCCGCAGTGACCACGGCCGTGCAGGCCGCCGATCAGGCTGACGCCCAGCAGACGGCTGTCAGCAACCACGCGCCCACGCTCAACGCCGACCCGGCGCAGGCCAGCCACAGCGTCACCGAACAGGCCAGCACCAGCAGCCCACTGTTCAGCAACGTCAGCGCCAACAGCAACGACGAAGGCCAGGGTTTCGAAACCCTGCGCATCACCATCAACAGCACCGGCAACCGCGAGGCGCTGGTGATCGACGGCACGCAGATCACCCTGGAGCCTGCCGCTGGCGAAGGCGTTGAAACCGCCGGGCAGCACTTCACCTACATCGTCAGCAACGACGGCGGGCGCACCACCATCGATGTGGTTCTGGCTTCGACCCGGTACAACAGTGCTGCCGACCTGCAGGCGCTGGTCGAGAGCATCCAGTACCGCAGCCTGGACGGCAGCCTGGACAACGGCACGCGCACGGTGACCCTGGAGCGCATCAGTGACATGGGCACCGACAACAACAGCAGCGAGCCGGCCATCAGCGCCACCGTGACCCTGGTCAGTGCGGTGAACCGCGCACCCGAGTTGCAATCCGACGCGCCGCTGGACCTCGCCCAAGGCATTGCCGCTGGCGGCACCACGCTGCCCCAGGCGCTGTACAGCAGCGATGGGCGCTACCTTTACAGCGCGGGCAACGATGGGCGGCTGCAGGTCTACCAGGCCGATGCCCTGGGCAACCTCAGCGCACTGCAAAGCATCGATGCACCCGAGGGACTGGGCACGCTCAACGCCCTGGCCATGAGTAGCGATGGCGGGTTTGTGTACACCGCAGGCAGCGACAACCAGATCCACACCTACAAAGTCGCCGGTGACGGCACCTTGAGCCATGTACAAGCCGTGCAGCTGTCCAGCGTCACCGGGCTGGCCGTGTCTGCCGACGGCACCCGGGTTTATGTCAGCACACAGTGGAATGGCCTGGAGGTGTACGCCCGCGACCCTGTGCTGGGTGCGGTCGGTGCCAGCCCCGTGCAGTCGCTGGACCAAGGCGTGTTCGGCAATGCTGCGCCGGACAAGGTCTACGTCAAGGGCGACTACGTCTACGTCACCACCGACCCGCAATACATCGGTTACGACAGCCTGACCGTGCTCCAGCGCAATGCCGACGGCTCGCTGGCAGTGGTCGACCTGGGCTCGGCCAACCTCACCACGGGCCAGTTCACCGGCCAGACCTTGCACAGCCTGGCCGTCAGCGCCAGTGGCGTTATTTACGTGGGCGACCGCAAGGACGGCGTGATCCAGGCCTACCAGATGGGCGCAGATGGGCTGGTGCGCATCGACAGTATCAGCCTGGCCAACGTCAACGCCGTGGCTGTCAGCCCCGATGGCCAGCGGCTGTATGCCAGCAGCAGCGACGGCAAGATTACCCAGTACCAGATCAGCGCCAGCGGCACCCTGACGCCCAGCGGCACTCTTGACGCTGCGGGCACGCAAGCCTTGCTGATCAGCCCCGATGGGCAGTCGCTGGTCGCCCTGGGCGATGGCATCAACCGTTTTACCGCCGTGCGCAGCTACATGAGTGGCAGCGACCTGGCCATCGGCCAGGGCCTGACGCTAAGCGACAGCAACGCCGATGCCCTGGCCGCAGGGCTTGGCGACTACAGCGGCATCAGCGTCAGCATCAGCCGCGTGGGTGGCGCCAATGGCAACGACCAGTTCACTTTCGCGGCCGGCAATGGTTTCAGTGTCGATGGCGAACGGCTGCTGCAAAATGGCGTGGAGGTCGGCCACCTGGTGCAGACTGGCGGCACCTTGACGTTGAGTTTCAGCGCGGCGCTGACCCGCAGCGAAGCCAATACCGTGCTGCAGCAGGTGATTTACCGCAACGCCAGCGACAGCGGCGCTGTACAGCTGCAACTGGTGGCCAATGACGGCCAGCTGGAGAGCAAGGCCCAGGTGGTCGCCCTGCTGATCGGCATCAACAGCGCACCGAGCCTGAGCGCAGAGCCAGTGGTCAACCCGGTCTACGATACCCCGGGCACACAGGTACTGCTGTTCCAGGGCGCCCAGGTCAACACCGGCGAATCGGGGCAGGCCATCACCGGGCTCACCTTCAACCTGGCCGGTCTGGACCAGAGCGGCGACGAATACCTGCTGCTCGACGGGACGCGCATCGCGCTGGACGTCTCGTCCAGCGGCAGCCTGGCCAATGGCATGGCCTACACCTACAGCCGCGACGGCGCCACTGCCACACTGGTACTGGGCAGCAGCACCGGCATCGCCAGCGCCGCCGTGCAGAACCTGGTCAATGGCATGGCCTACCGCAACGAACACGTCAGTGCTGTCAGCGGCCAGCGCAGCATCACCCTGGCCAGCGTCACCGACAGCGGCGGCACCGGCAATGGCGGGGTCGATACCCGGGCGCTGGACATCAGCGCACAGCTCACCCTGCAAACCGGCACCGCGCCGCAGCTAAGCGACAGCTTCACGCCCGACGGCACGCTGATCTACCTGGACGGCAAACTCGAAGGCTACAACGACCATGTCATCAGCCTGCGCCTGAGCGACGATGGTAAAACCCTGGTGGTAGCTGGCAACAGCGCCAGCAACGCCTCCGGCACCGGCTATGTGCGGGTGTTCGCCCGCGATACCGGCGACGGCAGCCTGACCCTGCTGCAAACCTTCACCCAAGGCGACAGCGACAACCCCGATACCGCCGCCATCGAGGTGGACGGCCTGACCAAGACCAGTTCGGTGGCATTTTCTGCTGACGGCACTTCGGTCTACGTGGCCGGCTACATTGCCGGGCAGGATGCCGGCACCCTGGTGCTGTTCCAGCGCGACGCCAGCAGCGGCGAGCTGACCTACCAAGGGGTGCAGGCGCGCCAGGGCGATGGCGCCGTGGCCAATGCCGATGGCCAGCTTGAAGGCGGCGTAGCAGGCCTGGATGGCCAGGTCAGCCAGGTCACCCTGTCGGCCGATGGCAAGTTCCTGTACACGGTCAACGGCGTCAACGTGGCCGACACCAGCACCGGCAAGGCCACCGTGGGCATTTACGCCCGCAACGCAGACACCGGCGCGCTGACCTGGGTGGGCAGCTACGCCGACAGCACCAGCATGCCACGCCCCAGCGGCATCGTACTGTCGGCCGATGGCAACACCGCCTATATCAGCAACGTGTCCGGCCGCACCCTGACCGTCCTCAGCCGCGACAGCGCCACGGGTACCCTGACCCTGCTGCAGGCACTGACACCGGACAGTATCGCCAGCGATACCCACAGTGCCGCCCTGCCCGACAGCAATGGCTTCCTCAACGCCAACGACATCATCATCGCAGCCGATGGCCGCTCGGTTTACCTCAGCAGCAACGACCCGGCCTATATCAGCACGTTCAGCCGTGACGCGGACAGCGGCCAACTGACCTTCAGCGGCGCCATCAGCACCTACCCGTTGGTGAACAGCACGTTCCTGCGCGAACTGGCCATTGCAGCCGACGGCAAAACGGTCTACGCCACCACCTACGGCGCACAACAACTGATGGTGTTCACCCGCGACACCCTCACTGGCGCCCTCACCCATAGCCACAACATCGCCCTGGGCATGAGCGCCAACCATGTAATCATCAGCGCCGACGGGCGCAACCTCTACACCGGTGCAGCGTTGGTCAACACCGGGCTGGGCGTGCTCAACGCCCAACACACCGTGGCCTGGAACCAAGGTGCAGACAACCCGTTCGCAGCCGGCCTTTCGGTTACCGATGTGGACTACGAGGCCCAGGGCAGCTACGCCGGGCTGGTGGTGACCGTGAACCGCAGCGGCGAGGCGCAGGCGGCCGACCAGTTCACTTTCATCACGGGTAACGGGCTTACTCGCGACGGCCAGCGTGTGCTGCTGAACGGCCAGCCTGTGGCCACCCTGGTGGAACAGCAAGGCACCCTGACAGTGACTTTCACCGGCACGGTCGACGCACAGACAGTGAACGCTGTGCTGCACCAGCTGGACTATAGCGCCGGGCCTCGCACCGACGATACGCGCGTCAGCCTGACCCTGACCTTTGACGATGGGTTGAAGCAAAGCAGCCGCGAAATCATCCTGCAGGTGAACCACGCACCGCAGAACAGCACCACCCTACCCACACTGGGCAGCATCGAAGTCGAGCAACCGTTCAACGCCAGCGTGCCGCTGGGCGGCTTCAGTGATGCCGACGGTGACAGCCTGAGCTTTGCCTTGCAGGGCCTGCCCGAGGGCCTGCAGTTCGATGCCACCACCGGCACCCTCAGCGGCACGCCGGCGGCCGGTACCGTTGGCCAGTACACCCTGCGCCTTGTCGTGACCGATGCCCGTGGCGCGCAGAGCGTGGTCGAGTTGCAACTGGAAGTGCAGGCTGCACCCGACCAGCGCCCGCAACTGTCGGCCGACACCAATGACCTTGCACCGATCGGCAGCGGCCTGAACCAGGACGACAGCGGAACCAACCTGCTCGATTCGGCCCGCGACACGTGGCTCAGCGCCGATGGCCGCTACCTGTACGCCATTGCCGACGCTGTCAAATGGGACGACTCGAGCATGGCTGCGATCAGCGTGTTTAGCCGCGATGCAGACGGCCAGCTGACCCTGGTGCAGACCGTTGGCAGCGACACCCTGAAGCTTGCCAGCCCGGAAAAAGTGCTGATGTCTGCCGACCAGCAGTGGCTGTACGTGATCACCTCCGGTGACAACAGTGTGCAGGTGCTGGCCCGCGATACCAGTACCGGCCAGCTGACCCTGGCCAGCACCTTCGCCGGTGACAGCCTGGGTGAAAGCCTGCCGATGGTGGATGACATTGCCCAGCACGGCGATAACCTGTACCTGGCCACCAGCGCCGGCCTGTTCGTACTGCGCCAGGGCACCGATGGCAGCCTTACCCAGGTCGCTGCCTACACCGACTTCGCCGGCCTGGAAAGCGTGCACCGGCTGGTCTTGAGTGCCGACGGCCAATACCTGTTGGCCAGTGGCATGGGCGGCAGCACCTTGCTGGCCAGCCTGCGCATCGCCAGCGACGGCTCGTTGAGCCAGGTGGCAACGCTTTCGGCCGGCGCCGAAGCGCACAACCTGGCGGCCATCGCCCAGAGCGCCGACGGCCGCTACCTGTACGTGCTGGACAAACAGGACAACACGCTGCTGCACAGCATCGCCCTGGGTGCCGACGGCAGCCTGCAACTGCTGGGCAGCCAGGCGGTACAGGCCGATGCCATCGACCTGGTGGTGGCCGTGAACGGTAGCGCCGTGTTCGTCGCCGGTGGCGAACACCTGGAAAGCTTCAGCCGCACCGCCGACGGCCTGCTGGCCAGCCAGGCGCTGGCCTTCGAGCTGGACGAATATGGCAGCGAGCAACTCACCGGCCTGAGCCTGAGTGCCGACGGCCAGCACCTGTACCTGGCCGGCAACGTCGGGTTCGAGGGTGGCCAGGTCATTGGCATGCGCATCAAGGTCGCCGGCCTGAGCGTCACCGAAGGCGACGCCGGTGTGCTCCTGCTGCCCACCGGCGCCCTCGCCGACCAGCAACTGGACGCCCTGGGGGACTACAAGGGCGCCAGCCTGGTAGTGGTGCGCCAGAGCGGTGCGTCGAGCGACGATGTGTTTGGCTTCGTCGACGGCAACGGCCTGAGCCTGCGCGATGGGCAGATCTTCAAAGGCGACACGGCGATTGCCAGTGCCACACAGCGGGACGGGCGCTTGATCATACTGTTCACCGCCACCCTGGCCCAGGCCGACGCCCAGGCGATCCTGCGCCAGATCGACTACCGCAACACCAGCAGCGACCCGACCCGCGACGGCACGCAGCAACCGATGCAGGTTACCTTCTACGATGGCGACGGTAACAACACCCGCCTGAGCGTGGACGTGACCCTGACCGGGGTAAACAACCCGGCGGTGCTCGAAAGTACCCCGCTCAACCCCACCCTGAACGGCTGGCAAGACCCTGTAGGCCTGTTTACCGGCACACAGATCGACACCATCGAGAGCGGCCAGAACATTCAAGCGGTCATCATCACCCTGGACGCTGTCGGTGCCCATGACGTGATACGCGTGCTGGGCGAAAAGATCAGCCTGCAGAATGCTGTGGATTCACAGGTCTTCCTGCCAAACGGCATTGAGTACCGCATCAGCCAGGCCAACGGCGTAACCACCCTGACCCTGTATGTGGCGCGGTCGGCCGCTGACACGGCAACGTTGATCGACAGCCTGGCCTTCTACAACACGGCAAGCGAGCTGAGTGGCACCCGCACGGTTACCCTGACCATTCAGGAACAGGCGCAGGCCGACAACGCCAACCTGACCACGCAACTGGCCGATGCTGTCACCGTCACCCTGGCGCGCAACGCCGCCGATAACAGTGCGCCACAAGTCAACAACAGCGGCGCGGCACAGCTGTACAACGAAGCCGGCCAGGCGGTTGCCATCGCGCCCCAGGCCAGCATCAGCGATGCACAGTCCGACGCCCTCAATGGTGGGCTTGGCAACTACCAGGGCAGCACGCTCACCATCACCTTGCAGGACGCCACTGCCAGCGACACGCTCGCCTTCAGAAACGGCAATGGCCTGACCCTGACCGACGACGTGCTGTACAAGGCCGGCGTGGCCATCGGTACGCTGACGGTGCACGACGGCGTAATGGTCATGACATTCAACGACGATGCCGGCACCCTCCCGACCCGCGCCGATGTCACCAACGCCCTGCGCCAGGTGACGTTCGCCAGCAGCAACCGCGCACCGGCAGCGCAGCAGCTGTTCACCGTCAGCTTCAGCGATGGCGCGCTGACCTCGGTGGAACTGGCCGTCAGCGTGACAGTGCTGCGGGTCAATGATGCACCCGTGATCGACGGTGACCCGGTGCTGTCGCTGGGTGATTTCACCCTTACCCGCGAAACCACCACCTTGGCAGGGCTTGCCGATGTGAAAGCAGCGGTGCTTGGGGCTGACGGGCAGTCGTTGTACGTGGCCGACAGCACGGGCGTGATCGCCCTGTTCAGCCTGGGCGCAGACGGCAGCTTGAGCCTGGTCAGCAGCCTTGCCGCCGCTGGGGTTACCCTCGACAGCCTTACCTTGAGCACCGACGGCAACAACCTGTATGCCGTGGCCAACGACGGCAATGACGTGCGCGTGTACCAGCGCGATGCCCAGGGCGCCCTGGTCTTCAGCCAGAGCATTGGCTACCAGGGCGACCTTGGCACGATCAGCCAGGCGGTGGTGTCTGCCGACGGCAGCCACGTCTATGTTGCGGGCGTGTACGGCATGGGCATTTTCAGCCGCCAGCCTGACGGTAGCCTGACCGCGGACGGCTCGGTCAGCGCCGAGCCGGGGTTATGGATGGTGACGGACGTATCGCAGCAAGGCGACTTGCTGGTGCTGTCGTCCGGTTTGCCCAGTAACCGCGCCATTCTGATCTTCCAGCAGGATGCCAAGGGCGAGTTGGTGCAAGTGGGCAAGCTCACGGCCGACAGCGGCGTGGGCATCGACTTCAGCCAGCCCGTGATCGGCCGGTTTGGCCACGATGGCAGCACGCTCTACGTGGCCGGCAGCACGGGCGTCACCCGCTTCACTTTCGACCTCGCGAACAAAGCCCTCACGCTGCGCGACAGCATCAGTGTTGCCGGCGTGCATGCGCTGGCCTTGAGCAGCGATGGCCGCAGCCTGTACCTGACCCTGGACGATGGCAGCGTGCAACGCTACGCGAGCAGCGAAAGCCTGCAGTTGACCGACCAGGTGGTGTCGTCGGTGCTTGCTGAAGGCGGCCAGTTGCAGGTGAGCAACGCGGGCCAGGTGCTGGTGATCGGCAAGGGAATCGCCCAGTTCGATGCACCCGGCGCCGCGCAGCCCAGCTTCACCGTTGGCGGCGAGCCTGTAGCACTGGCCCCGGGCCTGCGCCTGGGCGACGCCGAAATGGATGCTGCCAATGGCGGCATGGGCAACTACCAGGGCGCCACCTTGACCCTGCAACGCGAAGGCGGCGCCAGTGACAGCGACCAGTTTGGCCTGATTGCAGGCAACGGCTTCAGCCTGGTCAATGGCCAGGTCCTGCTCGAGGGTACGGTGGTCGGCAGGTTGCAGAGCGTCGAAGGCGTAATGAACCTGACGATCGAGGCCGCGCTGACCCGTGCCCAGGCCAATGCCTTGCTGCATCAGCTGTCGTATGCGAACGGCGCAGGGCAAGCCGGTGAGGTGCGCCTGGCCATGAAACTCAACGACGGTGCTCTGGACAGTGCTGCGACCGTGATCTCGGTTGCAATCGAGCAAGCGCAGGTGCCGGTGGAGCCTGTCGATCCCGTCGATCCCATCGATCCTGTGGACCCCGTAGATCCGGTAGATCCTGTCGATCCGGTAGAACCTGTTGATCCTGTTGATCCTGTTGATCCTGTTGATCCTGTTGATCCTGTTGATCCTGTTGATCCTGTTGATCCCGTGGATCCTGTTGACCCGGTTGATCCTGTCGATCCGGTTGATCCCATCGACCCGGCAGATCCCGTTGCCAGTGTCAGCCCGGTCATCCTGATGCCAAGCGACCCTGCCTGGCCTGTCGAGCCGCGCAGCACTTCAGCCTTGGCCCAACCCGACGCACCGCGCCCGGACGCTGCCGCCAGTGTGTTGCGCCAGATTGCCGACAGCCAGGCTGCGTTCGCCAGCCGCAGCCAGGAGATCGCCGAGCTGCCCGAACCAGGCGAGCTGCCCGAACATCACGATACGCAGCAGACCACGCGACTGGGCAACCCGCTGGTGGCCATCGAGCCATTACTGGCGGGCATACGGGCGGTGCGCAGCGATGTGCAACTGAGCGCTGCCCCTGCTGCCGGTGGCAAAAGCTCGGTCAAGCTGCCCGAGGGTTTGCTGGCCAGCCGCGACGGCCGCGTACTGGTCAGCTTGCGCCTGGCCAATGGGCTGGCGCTGCCCGCGTGGATCCGCTTCGACCCGCAGCGTGGGGAAATTCAGGTAGATACCCGGCAGTTGCAACGCTATGGCCAGCTGGACCTGCAATTGCGCGGGCAGGATGGCCAGGGGCACCAGGCCACGGTCAAGTTGCACCTGCATGCAGGCCAGGGGCAGGCGCAGGCCGAGCCGTTGCCCGGTAGCCAAGGGCTGGATGCGCAGTTGCAGGGAGGGGTTAGCGGGAGCTGGATGAGCCAGGCTCAGGCGCTGCTGGTGACGGTGTTCGGCCAGCGCTGA
- a CDS encoding TolC family protein: MIKKHLPGAPKRAPLKIAVGLMAMGLSACAITPEPLTLEQQLAQASADRSRMFDNQEPVSQAIDLEQAMARAVKYNLQQRLALMERALEDNLLDQQSYDLLPKLAARAGWRGRDNQLASSSESLRTGNQSLEPSTSQDRNVRSADLQLSWNVLDFGIGYFGAKAQANKVLAAEERRRRVIADIIQQVRSAYWEAATAQRLQPQVQRALADARNALGQARETERQRLLAPVDALRFQKGLLETVRQLETVDSELATAKARLAGLMNLPPATDFQLVVPSDSQLQAPNLAYPLADLEAMAMVRRPEVREESYQARNAVLETRAALLRLMPGASLFVGSNYDSNSYTANKNWADAGVQVSWNLMNVLAYPSVVRTGEAREALADMRRQALRMAVLTQVNVAWQQYHQATQLFERSNELQRVQAGILTQTENAVRSDAQTVLEQVRTATETVLATRSRDRSFAQLQSAYGAVYQAAGLDPLPARLAGDSVAELARAIGHNSLALAQGQVQAPLMARFAVTSLARPETARIAPARVDMWSSLGSLQSTELVEVDHAPATR, encoded by the coding sequence GTGATCAAAAAGCATCTGCCTGGCGCGCCAAAACGGGCGCCGTTGAAAATCGCCGTGGGCTTGATGGCCATGGGCCTGAGCGCTTGCGCGATTACCCCCGAGCCGCTGACCCTCGAACAGCAACTTGCCCAAGCCAGCGCCGATCGCAGCCGCATGTTCGACAACCAGGAGCCGGTAAGCCAGGCCATCGACCTGGAACAGGCCATGGCCCGCGCCGTGAAGTACAACCTGCAACAGCGCCTGGCGCTGATGGAGCGGGCGCTGGAAGACAACCTGCTCGACCAGCAAAGCTATGACCTGCTACCCAAGCTGGCCGCCCGCGCCGGCTGGCGCGGCCGTGACAACCAACTGGCCTCCTCCAGCGAGTCGCTACGCACCGGCAACCAGTCACTGGAGCCATCCACCAGTCAGGACCGCAATGTGCGCAGCGCCGACCTGCAGCTGTCATGGAACGTGCTCGACTTCGGCATCGGCTACTTCGGCGCCAAAGCCCAGGCCAACAAGGTACTGGCTGCCGAAGAACGGCGTCGCCGGGTGATCGCCGACATCATCCAGCAAGTGCGCAGCGCTTACTGGGAAGCCGCCACCGCCCAGCGCCTGCAACCGCAGGTACAACGCGCCCTGGCCGATGCACGCAATGCCCTGGGCCAGGCACGAGAAACCGAACGGCAACGGCTGCTGGCGCCGGTGGATGCGCTGCGCTTCCAGAAAGGCTTGCTGGAAACGGTACGCCAACTGGAAACCGTCGACAGCGAACTGGCCACGGCCAAGGCTCGCTTGGCCGGGTTGATGAACCTGCCGCCGGCAACCGACTTCCAGCTGGTGGTGCCTAGCGACAGCCAGCTGCAGGCGCCCAACCTGGCCTACCCGTTGGCCGACCTGGAAGCCATGGCCATGGTCCGCCGCCCCGAGGTACGCGAAGAAAGCTATCAGGCCCGCAATGCCGTGCTGGAAACCCGCGCCGCCTTGCTGCGCCTGATGCCGGGCGCGTCGCTGTTCGTCGGCAGCAACTACGACAGCAACAGCTACACCGCCAACAAGAACTGGGCCGATGCCGGCGTGCAAGTGAGCTGGAACCTGATGAACGTACTCGCCTATCCGTCGGTGGTGCGTACCGGCGAAGCCCGCGAGGCATTGGCTGACATGCGCCGGCAGGCACTGCGCATGGCCGTGCTTACCCAGGTCAACGTGGCTTGGCAGCAATACCACCAGGCGACCCAGTTGTTCGAGCGCTCCAACGAACTGCAACGCGTACAGGCCGGCATCCTGACGCAAACCGAAAACGCCGTGCGCAGCGATGCCCAGACCGTGCTGGAACAGGTGCGCACCGCCACCGAAACGGTACTGGCGACCCGTAGCCGCGACCGCAGCTTCGCCCAGTTGCAAAGCGCTTACGGCGCCGTCTACCAGGCTGCCGGGCTCGACCCGCTGCCCGCACGCCTGGCCGGCGACAGCGTGGCAGAACTGGCCCGTGCCATTGGCCACAACAGCCTGGCCCTGGCACAAGGCCAGGTGCAAGCGCCGTTGATGGCCCGCTTCGCGGTCACCAGCCTGGCCCGGCCTGAAACAGCTCGTATTGCCCCGGCACGCGTGGACATGTGGAGCAGCCTGGGCTCGCTGCAAAGCACCGAGTTGGTCGAGGTGGACCATGCGCCGGCCACTCGCTGA